One part of the Streptomyces ferrugineus genome encodes these proteins:
- a CDS encoding alpha-amylase: MTPGGTASAAPPGTKDVTAVMFEWNFASVAKECTNTLGPAGYGYVQVSPPAEHIQGAQWWTSYQPVSYKIAGRLGDRAAFQNMVNTCHAAGVKVVADAVVNHMSAGSGTGTGGSSYTKYNYPGLYSAPDFDDCTSQINNYQDRWNVQRCELVGLADLDTGESYVRGAIAGYLNDLLSLGVDGFRIDAAKHMDAADLADIKSRLSNPSVYWKQEVIHGSGEAVQPTEYTGNGDVQEFRYAYDLKRVFNSENLAYLKNYGEGWGYLSSSVAGVFVDNHDTERNGSTLSYKDNANYTLANVFMLAWPYGAPDVNSGYEWSDSDAGPPNGGTVNACWQDGWKCQHNWPEIKSMVAFRNATRGEAVTNWWDNGADAIAFGRGGKGFVAINHESGSLSRTYQTSLPAGTYCDVQSNTTVTVNSSGQFTATLGSNTALAIYAGKSGC, encoded by the coding sequence ATGACTCCCGGCGGCACGGCGTCCGCCGCCCCGCCCGGCACCAAGGACGTCACCGCGGTGATGTTCGAGTGGAACTTCGCCTCGGTCGCCAAGGAGTGCACCAACACCCTCGGCCCCGCCGGCTACGGCTACGTCCAGGTCTCTCCGCCCGCCGAGCACATACAGGGCGCTCAGTGGTGGACGTCGTACCAGCCGGTGAGCTACAAGATCGCCGGACGCCTCGGAGACCGTGCGGCCTTCCAGAACATGGTCAACACCTGCCACGCGGCCGGGGTGAAGGTCGTCGCCGACGCCGTGGTCAACCACATGTCGGCGGGCAGCGGCACCGGGACCGGCGGCTCGTCGTACACGAAGTACAACTACCCGGGCCTGTACTCGGCGCCCGACTTCGACGACTGCACGAGCCAGATCAACAACTACCAGGACCGCTGGAACGTCCAGCGCTGCGAACTGGTGGGCCTCGCCGACCTGGACACGGGGGAGTCCTACGTCCGCGGCGCCATCGCCGGGTACCTGAACGACCTTCTTTCCCTCGGCGTCGACGGCTTCCGCATCGACGCGGCCAAGCACATGGACGCCGCCGACCTGGCCGACATCAAGTCGCGGCTGAGCAACCCGTCGGTGTACTGGAAGCAGGAGGTCATCCACGGCAGCGGGGAGGCCGTCCAGCCGACCGAGTACACCGGCAACGGGGACGTGCAGGAGTTCCGGTACGCGTACGACCTCAAGCGCGTCTTCAACAGCGAGAACCTCGCCTACCTGAAGAACTACGGCGAGGGCTGGGGCTACCTGAGCAGCTCCGTCGCCGGCGTCTTCGTCGACAACCACGACACCGAGCGCAACGGCTCGACGCTCAGCTACAAGGACAACGCCAACTACACCCTCGCGAACGTCTTCATGCTCGCCTGGCCCTACGGCGCCCCGGACGTCAACTCCGGCTACGAGTGGTCCGACTCGGACGCCGGGCCGCCCAACGGTGGCACGGTCAACGCCTGCTGGCAGGACGGCTGGAAATGCCAGCACAACTGGCCGGAGATCAAGTCCATGGTCGCCTTCCGCAACGCCACCCGCGGTGAGGCGGTCACCAACTGGTGGGACAACGGGGCCGACGCCATCGCGTTCGGGCGGGGCGGCAAGGGATTCGTGGCCATCAACCACGAGTCGGGCTCGCTGAGCCGGACGTACCAGACGTCGCTGCCCGCGGGGACGTACTGCGACGTGCAGAGCAACACGACCGTGACGGTGAACTCCAGCGGCCAGTTCACGGCCACCCTGGGCTCGAACACCGCCCTGGCGATCTATGCCGGGAAGTCAGGCTGCTGA